The DNA sequence TCTTCGTAACAAGAGCTAAAGCCTACAACCAGTAGAGAAAGAAAAATGCTAATATGAATAGATTTCATAATAATTGTCTTTTGAATTAAAAAATGAGTGGGGCTGAATAAGGGATCATCAAAATCCCTATACCCCTGTCCGCTTGGCCAGGCGGGCTCTACTAAATACCTGGTACTTAGTTAAGATCTCGCCACATCTGTGTTTCAAAGTCGCGAACGACTTTACTTACTTCTGCACCATTACGGTTGAACTCATCCGTAGGATAGAGTGCCCGTTGAGCAGGCCCACCAAATCGATCCGTATCCGGAATGACAAAGTTGCGGTAGACGTTGCTGCTGTAGTTGTAACGACGCATATCCGTCCATACTTCGTAGTTGAAATAAAGGGCAATGTACTTCTCTTTCATGATCAGTTCGTTGGTCAATGCTGCTGCTCCAACGGCAACGACCGGATCATTGAGGTAAGCATCAGCCGCAGCAGGGTCTACGCCGTACTTGTCCATGCTGGCCTGGATGCCGGCAAGGTAAGCCGTGTAGGCAGGGCCGGTCTGTCCGAGCGCCAGTTGTGCCTCAGCTTCGATGAATTTCATCTCTGCGTAAGTGAGCATAAACATGGGGGTCTGTTCGCGGCTGTGGAAAGTCGTTTCCGAGAAATCGACCGTATTAGCTGGAGCATCATCATCGTAGCTGTCGATACCGATATACTCGGTTTCGTTGCCAAATAAGATTTCAAGACGGGGATCAGCTACATTGTAGAGCTCGCCGTTGAGCAATCTTACGGCATAGCCTCCCGGGGCCACGGTGAAGTTGCCGGTATTTACGGCTAGCGCAATGCCTGTATGTGCAGGGTTGCGTTCTACGTCGTTGTACGCAAATTCGAAGTCATCGTCATTACTGGTAAAGGCTTGATTTGCTGCGTTAATGGCTGCTGTCGCGTTTGCTGTTCCTTTATTCAAAAGGTGGATTGCCATGCGAGCACGTAATGCACTGACCATCTTCAGCCATTTGCTCATATCGCCGCCGTAAATCAGGTCACTACCAGCACTTACGCAAATCTCGTTGTCACAATCCACGACCTCATACTCCAACAGAGGAGTGGCCTTATCCAGTAAAGTATTGATGGTTGCATACAGCTCTTGCTGCTCATCAAACACAGGCTCCAGGTTGTTGCTGCCGTCAAAAGCTTCAGACCAGGGAGCTGCTTCCCAGCTGTCGGTCACGGTACTTAAGGCGTAAGCCTGGATGGCATAAGCAATCCCTTCGTAGTTGGGGACTTGTGCGGCTGCGGCCTGGCGAGCCAAGATATCCGCATTGGCCAATACCCGCAGGTAGAGGATGCTCCACGCATCACCCATGCGGAAATTTTCGAAATAGCCAAAATAAGAAGCCGTCTGCTGCGTAGCTTGCGCTGCTTGATAAGATACTGAATATTGAGCATCAGCTAATCTGAATTCAATGGCAGGTAGCAAGGAAGACAAACCCACCTCGGTGAGGTTGTTGGGGTCATCATTGACGTCCAGGTAGTCTTCACAATTGGTCAGTGAAAATACCAGGAGCAATGAAGGGATAATATATTTGAAATGCTTGCGCATAATAATCAGTTTTTTATTGAAAAAAAGGAGGGTTAAAAGGTAAGGTTGAGGCTGGCCGTGTAGGTCCGGACTCCTGGTGTCTGAAGACCCGTGAATCCGTAAATACTGGAACCTGAACCCAGGTAATTGGTCTCTGGATCAAAGCCACGGAAAGGCGTGTTGATGAAGAGGTTGTTCCCCGTCAGGGTCACCCTAGCGGTGGAAATAAACTTACCACCTCCTAACAATGATTTGGGTAAATCGTAGAAGACGCTTGCGCGACGGATACGGAACCAGGAAGCATCCTCAAGGATGATTTCTGCCGCACCGTTATAGCGTGCGAAACTACGGTAGAGACTCTCTCCGGTGATTTCCACTGGCTGGGTATTGGGTTCGCCCGTTTCGGTAACGCCATTAAAAATAACCTCCTCGTACTGACGAGCTGTTTGTGCAGGAAGACCGTTTCGAATACTATTACGGATGCCCATATCAACCATGTCCCCTCCATCACGCCATTCCAAAAGGACCGACAAGCCCAGGCCTTTGTAGCGGAATGTATTGGTCAGGCCAGCAGTGAAGTTGGGTAGCGCATTGCCTACTTTTACTAATGTGTCCTGGTTGATTGAGGGGAAACCATCGCTGCCAATGATCAAATTACCTGCATCATCACGATTGAAAGCGTAGCCAAACAAATCACCTACTTGCCCACCAGGGACGAGCTTGTAAGTGATGCCACCCGTGCCTTCAAAACGGACAATTTCTTCAATACCATCGCGGATAGAAATTACTTTACCGCGATTGCGGGTGTAGTTCAGCGAAGCATCCCAGGTGAAATCGCCGCGCTTGACGGGTGTAGCGTTCAACAGTACTTCGATCCCCTTGTTCTCAATCTCACCGGCATTGGTAAGAAAGCGGGAGAAACCAGTCGTATTGGAAACAGGCACCTGCAAAATCTGATCTTTAGAGTTCTGCTGATAATACGTTACATCAAGCCCCAGGCGGTTGTTGAAAAAACGCAAATCAACACCAACTTCCGAAGAAGTAGTCGTTTCTGGTTTGAGGTTGAGGTCACCAAAAACAGAATTCAGGCGGAAGCCATTGGTGCCAAACTGTGGAAACGCAGGGTCTTGGCCATACAAAGTACCAATCAGGTAAGGGTTGGTATCTTTTGCAACTTGTGCTACGGAACCACGTAGTTTCGCAAAGCTTACAAAACTCGGCAGGTTTAACATATCAGAAAGCACCAAAGACAAGCTCGCTGAAGGATAGAAGAACGACTGATTGGCTATCGGCAGCGTGCTCGACCAGTCGTTACGGCCAGTAATATCCAGGTAGATCGCATTGTCGAAATCAATACTCAAAAGGCCAAAGCCACTGACGATCCGACGCAAAGACTTGCTGTTGTCAATAAAGCTGACTTCCGTATTGCTGAGGTGATAGAAGTCGGGTTCCGTGAAGCGTTCCCCACGGACATTGGTGGTTTCGCTGCGGCGTTCATTCATTTCGTGTCCCAACAACAGGTTGGCTCCGATTTTATCGGTAAGCTGTTTTTTGAAATTCAAGGTCAGCGTACCGTTAAATTGGCGCTGGTCGATGTCGGTTTCAATGATAAACCCACCTACCTGAGAAGAAACATCCAGCCCGGCAGGCACGATACGCACCCGAGAGTCATTGTAGAAGTCCAGACCGGCACGATAGCTCAGCGAAAACCAATCGGTAGGCTCATAGGTGAAGCCCATGTTGCCCAAAAAGCGGTCGACATCGTCATTGAGGGTAGAAAATTCGGCCAAGTAGCGAGGGCTATCAATGATCCCATCCGAATAATCCCGCTGGGTACCGTCGGCGTTGATGTAGTCGTTTACATCAAAACTGGTAACGTGGTAGCTCAGCGAAGATAAGATCGATTTGTCGCCCGAGTGAGGTTTATTACCCCCGGAATTGGTGTAGTTGACGGAACCCGTAAATTTGAGCTTGTCAGATGCTTTGACGGTTCCAGACAAACGTCCGGTGATACGGCTCCAAGTAGAATTGGGGATAATCCCTTCCTGGTCGAGGTAGGAGAAAGAGGTTGCGTAAGTTGCTTGCTCTGATCCTCCGGAAATGCTCAGGGAGTGATCCTGAGAATAGCCACTTTGGAAGAAGTCATCAATCGGATCAAACTGTGGCGTCAGGCCGGGGTAAATTTTTGGTCCAAACTGCTGAAAACGCAAAGGCGAGCCGTCGCCATTGAAGCGTAGTCTACCAAAACGACCTTCGCGGTAAACTTGCTGGTATTCGGGGCGTTTGGCGATTTCTGAAATACCATACGACGAATTCAAGGACACCTGGGCTTTGCCAGCGGTACCGGTTTTAGTAGTAATTAGGATAACGCCATTCGCTGCCCGGAGGCCATAAAGCGCCGTTGCCGCAGGTCCTTTCAGTACCGAAATACTGGCAATATCAGCTGGGTTGATATCTGCTGCCCGGTTGGTAAAGCTGGATTGCTCGGAACTGCCAGGAGAATTTGAACCCGCACTGGGGAGGTTGTTTCCCGCAATGGTACTGTTATCAATGGGTACCCCATCCACCACAAAAA is a window from the Lewinella sp. LCG006 genome containing:
- a CDS encoding SusC/RagA family TonB-linked outer membrane protein gives rise to the protein MKYLITLLLLGTVPLLAQDISVTGTVTDDADGQPLIGVNILVEGTATGTVTDLDGSYRLSVPADATLVFSYTGYTPETVAVNGRKIIDLTLTAGTRLDEVVVTALGISREKKALGYAVQELDGDDLAATQESNLVNSLQGKVAGVLINSSSGAPGAGSNIVIRGITSFGDNNQPLFVVDGVPIDNSTIAGNNLPSAGSNSPGSSEQSSFTNRAADINPADIASISVLKGPAATALYGLRAANGVILITTKTGTAGKAQVSLNSSYGISEIAKRPEYQQVYREGRFGRLRFNGDGSPLRFQQFGPKIYPGLTPQFDPIDDFFQSGYSQDHSLSISGGSEQATYATSFSYLDQEGIIPNSTWSRITGRLSGTVKASDKLKFTGSVNYTNSGGNKPHSGDKSILSSLSYHVTSFDVNDYINADGTQRDYSDGIIDSPRYLAEFSTLNDDVDRFLGNMGFTYEPTDWFSLSYRAGLDFYNDSRVRIVPAGLDVSSQVGGFIIETDIDQRQFNGTLTLNFKKQLTDKIGANLLLGHEMNERRSETTNVRGERFTEPDFYHLSNTEVSFIDNSKSLRRIVSGFGLLSIDFDNAIYLDITGRNDWSSTLPIANQSFFYPSASLSLVLSDMLNLPSFVSFAKLRGSVAQVAKDTNPYLIGTLYGQDPAFPQFGTNGFRLNSVFGDLNLKPETTTSSEVGVDLRFFNNRLGLDVTYYQQNSKDQILQVPVSNTTGFSRFLTNAGEIENKGIEVLLNATPVKRGDFTWDASLNYTRNRGKVISIRDGIEEIVRFEGTGGITYKLVPGGQVGDLFGYAFNRDDAGNLIIGSDGFPSINQDTLVKVGNALPNFTAGLTNTFRYKGLGLSVLLEWRDGGDMVDMGIRNSIRNGLPAQTARQYEEVIFNGVTETGEPNTQPVEITGESLYRSFARYNGAAEIILEDASWFRIRRASVFYDLPKSLLGGGKFISTARVTLTGNNLFINTPFRGFDPETNYLGSGSSIYGFTGLQTPGVRTYTASLNLTF
- a CDS encoding SusD/RagB family nutrient-binding outer membrane lipoprotein yields the protein MRKHFKYIIPSLLLVFSLTNCEDYLDVNDDPNNLTEVGLSSLLPAIEFRLADAQYSVSYQAAQATQQTASYFGYFENFRMGDAWSILYLRVLANADILARQAAAAQVPNYEGIAYAIQAYALSTVTDSWEAAPWSEAFDGSNNLEPVFDEQQELYATINTLLDKATPLLEYEVVDCDNEICVSAGSDLIYGGDMSKWLKMVSALRARMAIHLLNKGTANATAAINAANQAFTSNDDDFEFAYNDVERNPAHTGIALAVNTGNFTVAPGGYAVRLLNGELYNVADPRLEILFGNETEYIGIDSYDDDAPANTVDFSETTFHSREQTPMFMLTYAEMKFIEAEAQLALGQTGPAYTAYLAGIQASMDKYGVDPAAADAYLNDPVVAVGAAALTNELIMKEKYIALYFNYEVWTDMRRYNYSSNVYRNFVIPDTDRFGGPAQRALYPTDEFNRNGAEVSKVVRDFETQMWRDLN